The Nitrosomonas sp. sh817 genome includes a window with the following:
- a CDS encoding M20 aminoacylase family protein, with translation MTIDPGILALHADMQRWRRHIHQHPETAFEEVATAQLIAKQLHNAGIEVHQGLAKTGVVGVLCRGNSRNSIALRADMDALYIQEQNRFDHVSCHKGKMHACGHDGHCAMLLGAAHYLAKHGRFDGTVYFIFQPAEECRAGALQMIDEGLFEQFPAQRVFGMHNFPDVPVGHFAVKTGPMMASFDCFEITLKGQATHAAMSHLGNDVLVAAAHLVTQLQTIVSRRIDPADAAVVSVTQIHGGNTWNALPDSAVIRGTFRSFKNSVREQLEQGIRQLAQSVAQGFGIHAGILFNPENPGYPVTINSPAETAGAIRAAIAVAGEQCVDTAPTPSMGAEDFAFMLQQKPGCYIWIGNGSSEGSCLLHNPNYDFNDDILPLGAAYWVRLVENELPG, from the coding sequence ATGACCATTGATCCCGGGATACTCGCGTTGCATGCCGACATGCAACGCTGGCGCAGACACATCCACCAGCATCCGGAAACGGCTTTTGAAGAAGTCGCGACGGCCCAACTGATTGCGAAGCAACTTCACAATGCCGGTATCGAAGTGCATCAGGGGTTGGCGAAAACCGGCGTCGTCGGCGTGCTGTGCCGTGGCAACAGCCGCAACAGCATTGCGCTGCGCGCCGATATGGATGCGCTGTATATCCAGGAACAAAACCGCTTCGATCACGTGTCATGTCACAAAGGCAAAATGCACGCCTGCGGCCACGACGGGCATTGCGCCATGCTGCTCGGTGCCGCTCACTATTTGGCTAAGCATGGCCGTTTCGACGGCACCGTGTATTTTATTTTCCAGCCGGCGGAAGAATGCCGTGCCGGGGCGTTGCAAATGATCGACGAAGGCTTGTTCGAACAATTTCCGGCGCAGCGGGTGTTTGGCATGCATAACTTTCCGGATGTGCCGGTGGGGCATTTTGCCGTCAAAACCGGGCCGATGATGGCGTCGTTCGATTGCTTTGAAATCACTCTGAAAGGCCAAGCCACGCATGCCGCCATGTCGCATCTCGGCAACGATGTGCTGGTCGCCGCGGCGCACTTGGTCACGCAACTGCAAACTATCGTCAGCCGCCGGATCGACCCTGCCGATGCTGCGGTGGTCAGTGTCACGCAAATACACGGCGGCAATACCTGGAACGCACTGCCGGATTCCGCCGTCATTCGCGGTACTTTCCGCAGCTTCAAAAATTCCGTGCGCGAGCAACTGGAACAGGGTATCCGCCAATTGGCGCAAAGTGTCGCGCAGGGTTTTGGAATTCACGCCGGTATCCTGTTTAACCCCGAAAATCCGGGTTATCCGGTTACTATCAACAGCCCCGCCGAAACCGCCGGCGCCATTCGTGCCGCAATTGCCGTCGCCGGTGAGCAATGCGTCGATACCGCACCAACTCCCAGCATGGGCGCCGAGGACTTCGCCTTCATGTTGCAACAAAAGCCGGGTTGCTACATCTGGATCGGCAACGGCAGCTCGGAAGGCAGTTGCTTGCTGCACAATCCTAATTATGATTTTAACGATGACATTCTGCCGCTGGGCGCGGCGTACTGGGTCCGGCTGGTGGAGAATGAATTGCCTGGCTAG
- a CDS encoding AarF/UbiB family protein, giving the protein MIPGSFDFTTTLFVLPPDAKLLPVSGLSPRLQAKIGYVEDDQFVVTRPGFRITTRLLPRPLAELIKEFHTPSLLTDAILRFSQTHGQNPMAMLDMAFDALATLVEIRILVPHDSPDTQSPEPGFGAGQEFAGYEIEALVRSLEDTEIYRARQTDGTLIALKISQANRPAIFGLFEKEAKILNRLRGIDSPRLLEHGIQQERAFIAMEWCDGVSIAIAAQRARAARDWRRLHGIVAKMLQAYARLHAGGILHGDIHTGNCLAGDDGRIVILDFGNACLLDRATDATDPLRTGIPQFYDPQMASALLDGRIPPAASPASEQYAISVMTYLLLTGLHPIETPAVQGELLRNIAERPPLPFASRGVAAWPPVETVINRGLAKQPEQRFPAVAELAQAFAAADWKRRMPRRWPDATGSLLEAKLEETRNLQPSKELPLHRAWFALRAAVTLEDTELLAAADVLIGQTESGWLTPAVAARIARARSDTVAERQAIEKFVAAAGLLTDESAVLTAILAAATMISGSSFRHIDVTPLADWASRSLESFQTAAGSRKTVDDSTEPLRLMAILALIQCGAAAIPTDLTARLEAFGKAQKGHIWLWSLAHDVLAQPHYKARALLAKKPKDPVLRVFALLRMHQLTGDMRWVRDARRLTAKYAKDGLLEKHLALLLIEQAAPHNAILPPFLQSPAYAL; this is encoded by the coding sequence GTGATTCCAGGGTCATTTGATTTTACGACCACGCTATTTGTGTTGCCGCCGGATGCAAAACTGCTGCCGGTTTCCGGGTTGTCACCCCGGCTGCAAGCTAAAATCGGTTATGTTGAGGACGATCAATTCGTTGTCACTCGCCCGGGATTTCGCATCACTACGCGGCTTTTACCCCGTCCCCTTGCCGAACTGATTAAAGAATTTCACACACCGAGTCTACTGACCGATGCAATTTTGCGTTTCAGCCAGACGCACGGCCAGAACCCGATGGCAATGCTCGATATGGCGTTTGACGCGCTGGCGACTCTGGTCGAGATTAGAATTCTGGTTCCGCACGACTCTCCTGATACGCAATCTCCGGAACCGGGTTTCGGCGCCGGGCAGGAATTTGCAGGCTATGAAATCGAAGCACTGGTGCGTTCACTGGAGGACACCGAGATCTACCGCGCCCGGCAAACTGACGGCACATTGATTGCATTGAAAATTTCTCAGGCGAACCGGCCAGCAATTTTCGGCCTATTCGAGAAGGAAGCAAAGATACTGAACCGGCTGCGGGGAATCGATAGTCCACGGTTGCTGGAACACGGCATCCAACAGGAACGTGCATTTATCGCGATGGAATGGTGTGACGGCGTGTCGATCGCAATCGCTGCGCAACGCGCTCGCGCTGCCCGCGACTGGCGCCGACTTCACGGAATCGTCGCAAAAATGCTGCAAGCATACGCCAGACTCCATGCCGGCGGCATCCTTCATGGCGACATACACACCGGCAACTGTTTGGCTGGTGACGACGGACGTATCGTCATTCTTGACTTTGGAAACGCCTGCTTGCTTGATCGAGCTACTGATGCGACCGATCCGTTGCGAACCGGCATTCCGCAATTCTACGATCCGCAGATGGCAAGCGCTTTATTGGACGGACGGATCCCGCCCGCTGCAAGCCCGGCCTCGGAACAGTACGCCATCAGCGTCATGACATATCTCTTACTGACCGGCTTGCACCCGATCGAAACACCGGCAGTTCAAGGGGAACTGCTGCGCAACATCGCGGAACGCCCTCCGCTGCCTTTCGCCAGCCGCGGCGTAGCCGCTTGGCCCCCTGTCGAAACCGTCATTAACCGGGGGTTAGCAAAACAACCCGAACAGCGTTTCCCGGCAGTTGCAGAGTTGGCGCAGGCTTTTGCCGCAGCAGATTGGAAACGGAGAATGCCTCGGCGCTGGCCTGATGCCACTGGTTCCCTGCTCGAGGCAAAGCTTGAAGAAACACGTAATCTCCAGCCATCCAAGGAGCTTCCGCTGCATCGCGCCTGGTTCGCGCTGCGAGCCGCTGTGACTTTGGAAGACACCGAGCTGTTGGCAGCCGCCGATGTTTTAATAGGACAAACCGAGTCCGGCTGGCTGACACCAGCAGTTGCCGCCCGGATTGCGCGAGCGCGTTCGGACACGGTCGCCGAGCGGCAGGCGATTGAAAAATTCGTGGCGGCAGCAGGATTATTGACGGATGAATCCGCGGTTCTCACTGCCATTCTGGCGGCAGCTACCATGATTAGCGGCAGCAGTTTCCGCCACATCGACGTAACGCCTCTGGCCGATTGGGCTTCGCGCAGCCTTGAGTCATTCCAGACGGCCGCCGGTTCTCGCAAAACCGTTGATGATTCAACAGAACCGCTCCGGTTGATGGCGATACTGGCGCTTATCCAGTGCGGCGCCGCGGCCATTCCAACCGATCTGACAGCCCGGCTTGAAGCATTCGGCAAAGCACAAAAGGGGCACATATGGCTCTGGTCGCTGGCGCATGATGTTCTGGCGCAACCGCATTACAAAGCGCGCGCGCTACTGGCAAAGAAACCCAAAGATCCGGTGCTTCGGGTATTTGCATTACTCAGGATGCACCAGCTCACCGGCGATATGCGCTGGGTTCGGGATGCACGGCGCTTGACTGCAAAATACGCCAAAGACGGTTTGCTGGAGAAGCACCTGGCGCTCTTGCTGATCGAACAAGCTGCGCCGCATAACGCCATTCTTCCCCCTTTTTTACAATCCCCGGCATACGCCTTGTAA
- a CDS encoding phosphate-starvation-inducible PsiE family protein: MIRQDIEKRKNVFLLTDSDWHARTIQFIVGVLMLALYVWIAAGVLSLLLNLPEILKNGWAQIAEHIIVDIVLILAMLELIRILQSYLSLGRVKVTFILDVALVVLIGELIGLWYKEYTFVEVGLHIAVITMLTLLRIVSIRFSPNTID; encoded by the coding sequence ATGATTCGTCAGGATATTGAAAAAAGAAAGAATGTTTTTTTATTGACTGATAGCGATTGGCACGCGCGCACGATTCAGTTCATTGTCGGTGTTTTGATGCTGGCACTGTATGTGTGGATTGCGGCGGGCGTGCTGAGTTTATTGCTGAACTTGCCGGAAATTCTGAAAAACGGCTGGGCGCAAATTGCCGAGCACATCATCGTCGATATCGTGCTGATCCTGGCCATGCTCGAACTGATTCGAATCCTGCAGTCGTACTTATCGCTGGGGCGCGTCAAAGTGACTTTTATTCTGGATGTCGCACTGGTCGTATTGATCGGGGAACTGATCGGGTTATGGTACAAAGAATACACCTTTGTTGAAGTCGGCCTTCACATCGCCGTCATTACCATGCTGACCTTGTTGCGCATCGTATCGATCCGTTTTTCCCCCAACACCATCGATTGA
- the rdgB gene encoding RdgB/HAM1 family non-canonical purine NTP pyrophosphatase, producing MLEKLVVASNNPGKLREIGELLAPLSIEVIPQSQFAAGEVDEPHPTFVENALIKARHASRCAGLPALADDSGICVSALGGSPGVNSARYAGEPKSDERNNQKLISALQGKADRRAYYYCVIVLLRHAEDPQPIIVDGAWHGEIVDQPRGAGGFGYDPYFWVPEFGKTSAELTAGQKNRISHRGQALAKLAEILRSGKF from the coding sequence ATGCTGGAGAAATTGGTTGTCGCCAGCAATAACCCCGGTAAATTACGGGAAATCGGCGAATTGCTGGCGCCGCTTTCAATCGAGGTTATCCCGCAATCGCAGTTTGCTGCCGGTGAAGTTGACGAGCCGCATCCGACGTTTGTCGAAAATGCTTTGATTAAAGCGCGGCATGCGAGCCGTTGTGCCGGATTACCCGCGCTGGCGGACGATTCCGGCATTTGCGTCAGCGCGCTGGGCGGTTCCCCTGGCGTAAATTCCGCTCGTTATGCCGGAGAACCGAAATCCGATGAGCGCAACAATCAAAAATTAATTTCTGCGCTGCAAGGCAAAGCGGATCGCCGTGCTTATTATTACTGCGTGATCGTTCTGCTCCGGCATGCCGAAGATCCGCAGCCGATCATTGTCGATGGCGCGTGGCATGGAGAAATCGTCGATCAACCGCGCGGCGCCGGTGGATTTGGTTACGACCCCTATTTTTGGGTGCCCGAATTCGGCAAAACTTCCGCGGAATTGACAGCCGGACAAAAGAATCGCATCAGCCACCGTGGCCAGGCACTGGCGAAACTGGCGGAGATATTGCGTTCCGGGAAGTTTTAG